The Salvelinus namaycush isolate Seneca chromosome 16, SaNama_1.0, whole genome shotgun sequence genome has a segment encoding these proteins:
- the LOC120061245 gene encoding probable nuclear hormone receptor HR38 has protein sequence MNNVPPHGAQPYENSLYNSESLSLDLTSRLAMDVSSHADQLSAPSLTSINSLVGTYAGEFNACQIATAPTTASDPEPLFKMDDFQVYGCYPGTLALSYFDEALSSGGSDFFGSPVSAQSPCTPDFQTQPASVWDSAFGPYSPNPGSWVADKTALTQPSSFFTFCPGSVEDLSPLGQPQPQLAEQDPFSLGQQHPSPLSFSPLTQDPGTLDVSGLIEGRMSAKPHSPTENEGLCAVCGDNASCQHYGVRTCEGCKGFFKRTVQKKSKYVCLANKDCPVDKRRRNRCQFCRFQKCLAVGMVKEVVRTDSLKGRRGRLPSKPKAVQCLSSAVSRVDIIASLVREYIESNSGVGKLDYSKYQETVASLSEKEDTCDIKQFYNLLTESMDVIRKWAESIPGFTSFCSEDQELLLESAFLELFILRLAYRSNPETDKLIFCNGMVLHRMQCIRGFGDWIDSIMNFSQSLHRMNLDVSSFSCLTTLVIITDRHGLKDPKRVEEFQSQLITCLRDHVSSCAPDSTGPNYLSRLLGKLPELRTLCTQGLQRIFYLKLEDLVPPPPIVDRMIMDVLPL, from the exons ATGAATAATGTCCCCCCACATGGAGCTCAGCCTTATGAGAACAGCCTCTACAACTCAGAGTCTCTGAGCCTGGACCTTACCTCCAGGTTAGCTATGGATGTGAGTAGTCATGCGGACCAGCTCTCTGCCCCTTCCCTGACTAGCATCAACTCCCTGGTGGGCACTTACGCTGGTGAGTTTAATGCCTGTCAGATTGCCACAGCTCCTACCACCGCCTCGGACCCTGAGCCGCTCTTCAAAATGGATGACTTCCAGGTTTACGGCTGCTACCCTGGCACCTTGGCCCTGAGCTACTTCGACGAAGCCCTGTCTTCTGGTGGCTCTGACTTTTTCGGCAGCCCTGTGTCAGCCCAGTCTCCCTGTACTCCAGATTTCCAGACCCAGCCTGCGTCAGTTTGGGACTCGGCCTTCGGGCCATACTCTCCCAACCCGGGCAGCTGGGTGGCTGATAAGACTGCATTAACACAGCCATCCTCTTTCTTCACCTTCTGTCCCGGCTCAGTGGAGGATCTGTCTCCTCTGGGCCAGCCACAGCCCCAGCTGGCTGAGCAAGACCCCTTCTCTCTGGGCCAGCAGCACCCCTCCCCCCTGTCCTTCTCCCCTCTAACCCAGGATCCAGGCACCCTAGATGTCTCAGGCCTCATTGAAGGGAGAATGTCTGCGAAACCGCACAGCCCTACTGAAAACGAGGGTCTCTGTGCTGTTTGTGGGGACAACGCCTCCTGCCAGCACTATGGGGTTCGCACATGTGAGGGCTGCAAAGGTTTTTTCAAG CGTACTGTACAGAAAAAATCTAAATACGTGTGCCTTGCCAACAAGGACTGTCCAGTTGACAAGCGGCGACGGAACCGCTGTCAATTCTGTCGTTTCCAGAAGTGCCTGGCAGTAGGCATGGTGAAAGAAG tTGTGAGAACAGATAGCTTAAAAGGTCGAAGAGGTCGTCTGCCCTCCAAGCCAAAAGCAGTCCAGTGCCTATCGTCTGCTGTGTCTCGAGTCGACATCATTGCCTCTCTTGTGAGAGAATACATTGAATCAAActctggtgttgggaaactggaCTACTCCAAG TACCAGGAGACTGTGGCCAGTCTGTCAGAGAAAGAGGACACTTGTGACATCAAACAGTTCTACAACCTCCTCACGGAGTCCATGGACGTGATCAGAAAGTGGGCTGAGAGCATCCCTGGGTTCACCTCCTTCTGCTCCGAGGACCAGGAGCTGCTACTAGAGTCAGCCTTCTTAGAACTGTTCATCTTGCGACTAGCATACAG GTCCAACCCTGAGACGGACAAGCTGATCTTCTGCAATGGCATGGTGCTTCACCGGATGCAGTGTATACGGGGCTTCGGTGACTGGATAGACTCCATCATGAACTTCTCCCAGAGCCTCCACCGCATGAACCTGGACGTGTCATCCTTCTCCTGCCTCACAACTCTGGTCATAATCACTG ACCGCCACGGCCTGAAGGATCCAAAGCGGGTGGAGGAGTTCCAGAGCCAGCTAATCACCTGTCTCAGAGATCACGTCTCCAGCTGCGCCCCCGACTCCACTGGGCCCAACTACCTGTCCCGCCTTCTGGGAAAACTGCCCGAGCTACGGACTCTCTGCACCCAGGGCCTGCAACGCATCTTCTATCTCAAGCTTGAGGACTTGGTCCCACCACCCCCCATAGTTGACAGAATGATCATGGATGTTCTGCCTTTATGA